Part of the Nicotiana sylvestris chromosome 5, ASM39365v2, whole genome shotgun sequence genome is shown below.
ATCCCCTTCCTGATCCGTCTTTGTATCGAAAGTTGATTGGGAAGCTAAATTTTCTGCAACACACTAGGCCTGATATCTCCTGTAGTGTACAACACCTCAGCCAGTTTATGTCACAACCCCGGATTCCCCATTTTGAAGCTGGTTTACATGGGTTGAGATACTTGGTAGGTGctcctgatttgggtttgttGTTCAATAATTCTTCCTCCTTTGATTTGCTTGGGTTTTCTGATTCTGATTAGGAAAGTTGCTCTACATCTTGAAAGTCTGTGAGTGGTTTCTTATTACAGTTGGGAGGTTGCCTGTCTCTTGGAGATCTAAAAAGCAGGCTACCATTGCTCTTTCTTCAGCTGAAGCCGAATATAGAGCTTTAAGACAACTCGTAGCAGAAATTATTTGGGTTGTTCGGCTACTTAGTGAGTTTGGGGTTTAATCTTTGTGTCCTGTTACAGTGTTCTGTGACAATCACTCTACTATTCACATTGCTCGCAATCCTATCTTCCATGAACGTACAAAACATATCGAGATAGAATGTCATTTTATGCGTGAAAAGCTCGCTTATTACCTTATATGCTATTCCTACTAGTTCGTTGTTGGCTGATATTTTTACTAAGGCTTTACCAGGTATTCACCATTGTACATTCCTTTCCAAGCTTGGATTAGTGGCCCATTCCAGCTTTGGGGGGGCGGGGGGTGTTGGAGCCCAATCTTTTCCTGAGGCCTAGTATGCTCTAGCCCAAAATACCAAGCTAGACCCACCTTGAAGACCCGGAATACACTTTAAGTTAGTAGTAGTATTTATCATTGTATGTTTAACCATTTTTGTAACATGTAACCTTTATTTCAGTTAGTGTATAAATAGATAGTTTAGGCTAATAGATGAACGAAGAACTCAATTTCATATGGAACCGACACTGTTTAATAAAAGGTtctcccttttctctctcttcgaACTTAGGGTTTTTTGACAATTTGATCTCAGATTGCTTCAATTCATTGAATGTAACAATTCATGATTTAAAATTAGCGCATTTTGACTAAATGTAGtcttattatatatgtaagtttTATGGAGAATCTTGATTTGTTTTTCAGCTCAAAAAGGATAAATATTTTAAACTCTTTTTTCATCGCAGATTCTGTCACTACAAAATGGCTACTAGATATAACTCTGTTGTCTACAATTATTAGATGTATCGTACTTCTTACCGAACTCTGTTGTCAACAATTATTAGATGTGTACTTCTTAGCCCACCTGAGCTTTCACTATACGGATATTCAAGCTATTAAGATGATAGACATGATTCTCAGTTGAACTCCCATTTTTACCAACTTAACACAAATATATCGAATACAGAATTTATTCTCTCTTTCGGTTGGTAAAAAGGATATTCTTGGACATGTGGAAAAACAATTTCTTGACCACTTTATGTAGACTAGTTGAATAAAATAAATGGAAGTAAATACGTACATTAATGACAAGAGCTAGATAAGATGGTAATGACGTAATGGTATTAGTTTAGCTTCCATCGCCGTTATTGGCTATCAGTTCGGCTGGGTCGATCAATAAGAATCACTTACCTTTATTCTTATTTAGTTACTTAAATCTTATTATTCATTTCGTTATCATTGTTACACTaattttttttaatcaattttatCGTACTTACATAATTTTCTCATTGTAATCGTATCAACAAAGGTTCAATTACCTTGTGAATTGATTTAGATTCACAATGTGAATTCTCAAAAGAGTAGTGATACAGAAAAAAGGTTAAGACAGAAGGCAGAAATGGGGAAGACGAGAAGGGAAATCAGATAATTTTGAGAGAAGAGATAGTGTGTATTATATCATAATTGTTTTCTTACAAATGAGTTGATCATCATCTTATATACATGAGCAATTACCCCTACAGAAAAATCTTCCTCTAACTCACTAACTGACATAGGTTAGTTAACATAACTAACTTCCTAATTTCTGTTACAAGTTCTTTTGTGTACAGTTTAGTTCCTAACTTCCATATAGTGCAGCTTCAGTcttcaacactccccctcaaacTAGGCTTTAATGAAAATGTTCCGAACTCCTAGATTGGATGCAAGGTATTTATGTTGCACCCTGTTTAATCCCTTAGTTAGAATGTTTGCAGGCTGTTCTATTGTAGAAAGATATTGAGTTGAAACAGGGTCTTGGACTATTTTTTCTCTTATAAAATGACAATCTATTTCTATATGTTTTGTTCTTTTATGGTAAACTGGATTGGTTGCAATCTATATTGCTGATTTGCTATTACTGTAAATAACAACATGTAGTTTAACCTGTGCTTTTAACTCTTCCATGAGTCCTTGTATCCAAACTAGTTCTACAACAGTTGATGTCATACTTCTATATTCTGCTTCATCAGAACTTCTGGATATAGTAGTTTGCTTCtttgacttccatgagattaGAGAGTCACCTAATTTAATAAGATATCTCGTCACTGATTTTCTTGAATGAGAACAAGCTGCCCAATCTGCATCACTATATGTAGTTATTTCTTCTGATTTACTACTTGACAATAAGATACCTTTTCCTGGTTCCTTCTTTACGTATTTAACAATTCTTAGAGCAGCCTCCATGTCTGATTTCTTTGGCTAGTGTAAGTATTGACTTAATGTTGAACACTGTATGAAATGTCAGGTCTGGACAATGTTAAATATAGTAATTCCTATCAATCTCTGGCAGGCATTTTGATCAGTAGCTGTGTTAGTTCCTGTTCTTGATGATGATCATCATATTCTTTGGTGGTCAATTTGATATTGATGTCCATGGGTGAAGATGTTGGTTTAGCAGCACTTAATCCTAACTCAAAAATAAGCTCCAAGGTGTATTTTGTTTGATGCATTGGTATACCTTGAGTTGTTCTTGCAAACTCAATATCTAAGAAGAACTTCAATTCACCTAGATCCTTCATTTTGAAGGCTTGTACAAGTCTATCCTTTGTGTCTTGAATCAGAGTTAGAGTATCTCTAGTGATGAGCATATCATCGACATACACAAATACTAGAACTACACCTTGTTGAGTATGTTTCAAGTAGAGACTGTGATCATACTAACTTTGTTTGAACTCTATTTTCAGCAGTGCTTCATAATTTTGCATTTCGCTGCCTAGGAGCCTTCTTTAATCCATAAAAGGATTTAAGAAGTCTACATACTGATTTATCCTCCCCCTGAGTCCTAAATCCCTGTGGCAATTCCCTATATATCTCATCATTAAGATCcccttgaagaaatgcattaTATGCATCCATTTGATGAATGAACCATTTCTTCTATGCAGCAAGGGTTAAGATTGTTCTAACTGTTTTCATCTTTACAACTGGGAAAAATGTTTCATGATAATCTATCCCCTCTTTTTGACTATATCCTTTGGCAACTAGCCGAGCCTTGAATCTTTCAATTTCTCTTGTGGACTTGTATTTTACTTTATAGATCCATTTATACCCTATAGGTGTTTTGCCATACGGTAGTGAAGTAATCTCCCATGTATGGTTTTTCTATAAAGTTTTAATTTTATCTTTCATAGGATCTACCAATCTTGGATCTTTTAAGGCTTCTAAGTAGTTCTTTGGTTCTGTAATAGTTGAGATTTTGGCAATGTAAGCTTGATGAAGTGGATTTAGTTTGTCATAGGTTATGTAGTTGGATATGGCATATGGAGTGTCTTTGTGAATGTTAAGTTATACAAAGTCTATCATCCATATAGGtggttttctttctctttctgatttttttttattgacCTGTGATTCTACAAGATTCTGAGGAAGTTGCTCTACTTGATCATCTTGAGTATGAAATTGTATAAGATCTTCATGAGGTGTAAGAGCTGGTAATGGAGGTGCATCAACTATATCAGCTTCTTTATTATTGACTCTACAGTCTGTGTCTTGAACTATTAAACCTGCACTTTTATTGTCTTCCTTTGCATCAGTCACAAAAAGATATAGTCCATCCTTTTCTCTACCAACTCCCTTCACTTTTCCGCTCAAGAGATCCTGAAAAATACAAATTCAGGGAAGAAAGCAACCATCCAGTTTAGCTCTTTAGTCAACACAGATAAAAGTTTGTACTTAAACTGTGGTAGACGAAATACATTGGTGATAGTATCCTTATTAAATAGATTACTTGTTCCCACATGTGTAGCTAGAGACACATCACCATAAGGTAGAAATACCTTTTTAGGTATTTCAGACCTAATCACAGTATCATTATTTAAATAGCTCAAACTTTACACCATATGGTTGGTTGCACCTGTGCCAATGATCTATTCCTGAAGACTTTTGGCAGAAATACAATCATTATGCTTACTTGTTGTATTAGCTGAGTAGGTTGaagtttcttcttctttgttaaTCATTTGAAGGAGTTGATTGTATCAATCTTTGGTGAAAAAAGTAGGAACAATGTTAGCATTCTGTCCATTGAAGGAGTCTGACTTTTGCTGCACATTAGAGTAGTCCACTCTTGGTTTGATTGGTTGAAAGTTGGCTTGTGTAAACTCCCTGTAACCACCACTCTGATTGGTCTGAGAAATGCAACTATCCATCGGCACATTATAAGCAGCTGATTACTTGAACTTCCTTTTCTTGAAGTTAGGAGGGTTTCCTACCACTTTATAGCAGGTTTCTTTAGTATGTCCCTTGATTTTGCACCTCACATTCTAAGTTATAATTCTTCTTAAACTTGTAGTTATGATTACCACCAACATTTCTAGTGAACATAGCAGCCTCATAGTTTCCTAGCATAACTGCAGGATTAACACCTATAATGCCAGTCGCGTTCTTGACTAATTTTTGGCTTTCATCACTTATAATCATAGAGTAAGCTTGGTTCGCAGAAGGCATAGGACACATAAGCAGGATTTGGATTATAGCTTGGGCATATGAATCATTAAGCCCCATTAAAAACTGAAATAGCTTCAGCTTCTGCAAATGCAGTCTAAAATCATTGGATTTTTCACAGTTGCAATTAGGGGCAAGAACTAATGCCTCAAATTTTCCCCATAAATCTTTTAGTTTTGAGAAATAACTAGACACATACGCAGTTCCTTGAGTTAACGTAGCAATTTCTTTATGCACATTGAAGGTTCTTGAACCATCAATTTTGTTAAATAGTTCATGTAGCTCTTCCCAAACAGTTTGTTTATTAGTAGCATACATAATACCTCCTAGAAGTCCTTTTGCTGCTGAACTCATTATCCAAGAAAGAACTATGGCATTAACCCTTTCCCAGTGGTTCCCCATAGCTTCAGAAAAATTCTCTTTTTTATAAGAACCATCAACAAGTCCTAGCTTGTTTCTTCTTAACAGAGAATGCCTCATTGATCGAAACCAGATAGAATAGTTTTCGATACCTATGAGTTGGAATGTGATAATATGAATGACACTCATATCATATAGATAGAGAAATAGAGAATGATTGTAGTCAATTCCAGGAGAAGCTTGACAGCATCCTCCACTAGATGCATCAGTATTTGCTACATAATCTTTTCTATACATTATATTCCCATCAGCTACAGGCACAACAAATGGATGAATCATTGTTAGATAGCGTCCTAATCTTTTTGCAATATTAAGGTCCATAAATTGTGGGTACTGCTAGTGTCAATCAAGATTTTCATTGCCTTGCCTTTGACTGAACCAGTCACTCTCATAGTCCTAAACATGGTTCTGAAATCTTCTTTGCCAGTCATAGCATGTACGGAGACATGAGGTAGGATTGCACCATTAGAATCAACATCATAGGAAAATCCTTCCATGTTCAGTAATTCAGAAGGATCAATCAAGATGTCTTCTtcaccatttccttcttccttaGGTTCTATCACTTCACTAGAGAATAATTGTCTTCTCTTTGCACATACATGGACCGAAACATACTTTTCATCACAATTGAAGCACAACCCATTAACCCTCTTCTCCTCCATTTCAACAAGGCATAAAAGTCTTGGGTTTCTGTAGGATGATTTAGTTGTTCCTGAGTAGGAACCTTGGGTTTTTGGAAAGATGGATTTGGTTTAGAGTGGTTTGGGTGTGGGTTCTGTGAGTAAGTAGGATTGACAAAGGATTTATGAATTGGTCTAGGTGTAGAACTTACAATGGTATTTTTTAAAGTTTGTTTTTGTATGAACAAAGTTTGTTTTTGGATTGAAGCAAGACTAATAGCTTTCTGTAAAGACCTAGGTGCAAACATTTTGATGGGTGAACCAATTTCAGGTTTAAGACCTCTAAGAAAGCAACTAACAATATATTCTTCATCCAACTCGACTCTAGTTAATAGTTCATCAAATAAGTCTACATAATCTTTCACAAAAGATACCTGTCTAAGATCCTTCAAATCACCATTGGATCATCAAACAATTCTAATCCAAACCTTGCATACAAGCACCTCACTTACTCTCCCCAATTAGGCCAGTCCCTTGACAGTCGAGTTTTCATGTACACCTGATGCCATTGAAGAGCCTTTCCAGCCAATCGACAAGAAGCCAACTTCACTTTCAAAGCTTCAGGGGTCGACTTCAAAGAATTGCTCACATTGACACAGCCAGTCACGAAGCCCAGTTCCATCAAATTTAGAAAATTCCAGATGATGGCTCCTAGTAGGcagttgtcgcacctcctttttccgcgcccgcggggcgcgtagggagtttctccaattgaaggacagtcaaaacgggatttagttaattatttcagagtcgccacctgggtattttaaggcgtcccaagtcaccggttttaatccctgaatcgaggagaatatgactctgtttgttattctgcgaaccagaaatcctgagtaaggaattctgttaatccggaagaaggtattaggcatttccgaattccgtggttctagcacggtcgctcaactgcttttattcttggcttaattatcttgatttttactaaatacgtttttattgcatgattttattaccgcttttacttattgtttacaattatataaacgaattacgcgtacgtatattcatattatataccttttataattactgGGGATCGTGCCACACATACGTGTACAcgataaaattgaccatattatattttttgttaaaaaactcatatgttcaaaatttaaaataaaattaagaacatcgtcacccttgtatttatacaatgaactgcacatctcgggttacatgaaattattttgacatcctcggAGAAATCCTTTTATTAGAATGTTCATTCgaaattgcgcgaacgcataattcgaattgcttttagaaatataatcaggttaagcgaacgcatccctaattacaccaaatattcttaatggtattatggattttccacgaattgtttattatatctacacattttatatgaaaatcctgagaaattcacatttaagggatgtctttaaattcttttaaaagaattcacaatttattaaatgttgaccgtcgattataatttccgcgtataatttatattcatccagactattcaaattcaaagcaaagaataaaaatatgattaatactatttttcgcaaatacaacatatatacatataccaaaggatgaattgcatatgaaactaaaaaaaatgatttatgaagggaagaaatatttttgaaatttttttattatttttatttagtgcaaattctatttctaattaccattgatataaagtgttgcaatttgtgcttgtacatctcatcttattctcatatacttgcttttaatctaatagacctaattattttgttaattctgcttatggttgaacgtaagatatatatataatctaaccgatttgattctcaatttatgtgaaccattgctaaacactaacattcgcattgtaaaattcctaggccatttgttattaagagagagaacaaatctacataattgacttaataagatgatattgcatacaacattattcgtcaTATTTTGACATTTGCAAACATAGCAGAAGATACTAATGCAACTTTCGACTATTGATTATAATCATAATCActattacgccatatatggacaaaatgcaaccaacatcatctagccttaatccacaaccaaacaatcgaaatacgctaaccatgcattttcttgatatttcagaatactctatacctgactaacaatgtcataggacttaattaatagccaacttcatgccatgttccctatcttaacaattcaatcataactatactttaatgaaattctggaatagataatactattacaacacttatatgaatttcaaaagagaatgatcaactgataattatCATGTCAAGCATAATACTATactaaccaacatgaaacaaaactgaaatttacaataatgaacttagataaatgaaaaatagaattgcaattcaagcttcattgatttgtcatgaagagtctctttccaacatagaatttaaaagatatgtacctggaaatgaatgagtaaatttcagcagttgcaacaGTCAtaaaaatcagcagaatagcagtatttccacagatttgagcaataataagacccgaggaacccagatgcacagtagcAGTGTTTTTTaagaaacttcagattttaactgaacaatgggatcaaataaatccgaacagattcaaTGAAAGActaatatttcagatttcaattcttttcctgtttcagattcctatttctgatttttttctctctttcctcttcttacaaaataatctgatttcttttctttttcttccaaaTCTGAATTTCAAAATCAGTTTCCTAAAAATCTTCCCCTCTCTTAAAAAACTCTCTCTCAAACTCTTATCCTTTGTCCCCCTAATCAGAtcatgtatttatacaggtctgctcATTTTCTTTTAGTGCTGCTtggacccttttctctttttaaaaatcagaaagttccattaaaatctgcttttgaatactttaaatcctattaagtgaccttatcctgattttcagcagcctcattaccctttgtttcccattattcaTTAAATAATAGCCATCAACTTTCCACTTTCAGCACAGTACTATTAACATATTACCCTCattgttttatctgtttcattCCCGGAAAtgtcccagaaatcctactgtaattactgtcccAAACTTTAACAAGTTATCTGAATTTAAACTTGTCTAGCAGCTAAcaaccaatcctatgattaacctcctaatacaattgtatttacccaacctttgtaaacttgagttcagaactaacatcacaacaacattacACTGAATTTATTATAACAATTCAAACTTGAACTTCAACATTGAACTAGAATCAagcaaacacaggagcattgtcaatatactgacaatgccctgaaactcaatgttcagaaatcaacatatacacaacattcattttgacagactcattgaaatgtaaacaagggtgatttaactgacgagtattaatttaaactgattatctacaacaattgtcaacaaacagtctatagaaGCAGATTATTTCAATCAATattatcataaacgagaattcataatataactaatcgacgaatttaatcgagtcgattacacacattgtaaataatcatactGACAGAAACAATGGTATAATTAGGATCAAATAGACGAGTATAaggcagaatcacagaattgactagaaaattatgaaaaataaaacagactaatgaaacaaacataaaatacatgtagaatacacataagaacagaaaaaatacctctgaaccttcaaattcaaccggactcaaactcaacttgggttcaaactttttgaaatcaaacagaccttagtcgaagtattttccactgaaaatacttcgactaaggtcgattaaacctcaatccttcatttgaattgaaaaagattccaagattgaaaaatttagggtttcagatctgggattttaaatccgaacattcccggatagattcgaagggaaccaaagacgacacaagggtgagggaagcctaggggtcatttggtgttattttggaaggaatctgagtagggttaggtttcactcgaatcttcaaatgaagattcgagcaattcCAGTACGATTcgagccatgcaactaacagatctgtggtgagggtatttaggggaagatgtggtgttattttggaagccattggaaagggttgagttttcagaccaaccatcgatttaagattcgaagggttggggtctgattcgaaggaaactaatgcCAGATCCTTGTAGAGGAAATggtgaggagtctggggtgttattttggtgatcggcggcgttgttgccgccgggtttcaggcggtgggatgctagggcggctagggttaggggtgtgtttgaggaagacgatgaacaggagaggaggggggtgtttagttagggggggtCGGGGTAAGGATTTGGAGTTTATATAGGGGGAAGGAGGATTGATATTGACCGTTAGATCAAGCAGAATGAAAGGCCAGGAtttatccacttaaccaaacgatgtcgttttgtttaagttggggggacgggttgaaccgggtattggatcgggtaaggattatgggttagGTTCGTAGGATCTCAgtcgttggttggctttgatccaacggtccttgataaaatgtgaccaaacgtcgtcgtttggtcttggccttgaattggaccggacctgggttgcctggattgggctgagggggtttattttgtttgggcctggatttaggtccaggtccgattattttatttttcaacctattttcatttcctaaatttatccctaattataaaaaaatcctaataaaattataaaacaatttcaaccttccaaaaaatattaatcaccttttaacaattatttaatacatagacaaagcgttaatcacacagtgaaacattaaaaatagaataaatacatattttttgtaattttattttttaaaacaattattaaatgcataattaaatcctagatatgcatgaaacatgtatttttattttattttttgtttaactaTAACAAAGCAAACGTTTACggacaacacaaataattaacaaacaccacccaaattctaaaaattgcacagtaaaagagatttattttatttttgatttattttggagtagttttcgtgaggcaaaaatcatgtgctcacagctgcctctctttgcgcggaaactcgaagagttttcatgcaaagataaagtgagcggatacgagcgatttttgcctgtctGAATAccccgtgggaagcatttttgaaagatttgaccgaacctctgcttcaaatgtttcctacatatccttggctataaaggaatcaggtcaatgtagttcggaaagttttgggtagctgggactaccgtgggactgtgatgttactgctgtttcgtgctgcttttactgcttgatgacctccttattacacctcgtttcaaaggtaatacaaaaaagctaaactagactatggtacatgaattgtaaaa
Proteins encoded:
- the LOC138868387 gene encoding uncharacterized protein — protein: MIHPFVVPVADGNIMYRKDYVANTDASSGGCCQASPGIDYNHSLFLYLYDMSVIHIITFQLIGIENYSIWFRSMRHSLLRRNKLGLVDGSYKKENFSEAMGNHWERVNAIVLSWIMSSAAKGLLGGIMYATNKQTVWEELHELFNKIDGSRTFNVHKEIATLTQGTAYVSSYFSKLKDLWGKFEALVLAPNCNCEKSNDFRLHLQKLKLFQFLMGLNDSYAQAIIQILLMCPMPSANQAYSMIISDESQKLVKNATGIIGVNPAVMLGNYEAAMFTRNVGGNHNYKFKKNYNLECEVQNQGTY